The DNA sequence TCCTTTTTAAGATCTTTGCCCCTGACAATATTATAAGTTAAATCACTTTTAACAATTCTAGCATAATGTCCTGTCGCTAGGATATCGGCATCAAATTTTTCAAGCATCTCAAAGAGGACTTTAAACTTAACGCCGGGGTTGCAGAAGATGCATGGGTTTGGAGTTACCCCTTTTGAGTAAGACCTTATAAAGGGCTTTATGACTTCATTGCTAAACCGATCTTTTACATCGACGACGTTAAACGAGACCCCTAGGCGATCGCAAATTTCTTGGGCCCTTTTCATGTCCTCCTCGTGCCCATCAGACATCAAAAGATAACATCCTATCGCATCATATCCTTGCTTGAGAAGCAGCCACAGCGCAAATGAACTGTCGATACCACCGCTCATCGCCACAATGACCTTCAAATTTACGATCACTCGCCTCTAATCAATTTATACAACTGCAAGATGGTTGTTGGAATCAGAGCTCCGATCAATACAATCCCCCATTCGTTTAACGACAGCGGGACTATCCTCAAGACCTTTTGAAATATAGGAATATAGGTAATGCTCACCTGAAGCAGGATCGATGCAAGCACTCCGAAGAAAAGAAACGGGTTGTTCAAAAGGTCAGAAGGTCGCCTCAAAAAGCTGGCCTCCCTTACGTTGAAGACGAAGAACAATTGAGCTAAAACCAAACTGTGAAAGCTTATCTCCGTAGCCTTAAGCGGAGAAAATCCCAAGCACTTTAAGACATACACTGTTATACCAAGGACACCCAAAAACATCACTGTTCCAAAAATACCAACCTTTACCTGATAAGCCTTCGTCAGGATGTCCTCGTCCTTCCTCTTGGGAGGTCTTTTCATGGTGTCAGCCTCGGCAGGATCAAGAGACAGCGCCAACGCCGGTATTACATCAGTCACAAGGTTTATCCAAAGTATTTGAAGGGGAAGGAGGATAGCCGGCAACCTAAGCAATATCCCGCCAAATACGATGAGAACCTCGCTTAAATTGCAGCATAGGAGGTACATTACTGCTTTCCTGATGTTGTCAAATATCCTGCGGCCCTCGGCAATGGCATTTACTATGGTGGCAAATCTGTCATCTTCAAGGATAATATCAGCAGCCTCCTTGCTGACCTCGGTACCCTGAATTCCCATGGCTATTCCCACGTCTGCTTGCTTTAAGGCTACGGCATCGTTTACTCCGTCGCCCGTCATTGCCACAACTTCGCCTGCCTTTTGAAGACCTTTAACTATTTTGAACTTGTGTTCGGGAAACACCCTTGCAACGACGGCGACTTCCCTAGCTCGCTTGGCTATTTCCTCCTCGCTCATCTCGGCGATCTGTCTGCCCTCTAGTGCCTCAAACTTATCTTGGTTTATTATGCCGACCTCTTTTGCAATGGCCACGGCAGTCGTTACGTGATCGCCTGTTATCATTATGACGTGGATACCGGCCTCGCGACAGGATGCAACGGCCTCCCTTACTTCTTCGCGGGGAGGATCCATGATCCCCACAACTCCCAAAAAGGCCAGTTCATCTAGCGACTTACCGAAGGCAAATGCAAGGGTTCTCATGCCCATGCTGGCCAGTCTTTCCACGTTTTCCTGCCATCTATTGCGAATATCCAAGGAAAGCGGCCGTAACCCGCCTTCATCATAGATGAATTTACAGTCATCAAGTAAACGTTCGGGCGCCCCTTTCACGGCCACCCATTCTTCATGATAAGTAGCCATGCGCATGGTCGTGGAATCGAAGGGATCTTCTTTTAACCTGTGATACTGTTCTCTTATTTGAGTCGGATTGTAGCCGTTATCGCTGGCCCATTTAAGCAGTGCGATCTCCATGGGATCGCCTATGCTATTTTCACCGTTAATCGTGGCATTGTTGCATAAGACAGCGACTTTAAACATGAGCTCTCTTGCCTCATCGCTGGCTGGCACATGCTCCCTGACGGTCATCTTATTTACTGTGATCGTTCCGGTCTTATCCGTACATATCACGGACGTGCTTCCTAGTGTTTCCACCGATGCCAGGTTTCTCACCAGGGCATTGAGCTTTGCCATCCTGTGAACCCCTAGGGCTAACGTCATGGTCGCAACAAAGGGAAGCCCCTCCGGGATGGCAGCTACGGCCAGCGCTATTCCAGTCTGAAGCATTGGCAAAAGTTTGTTGCCCTCCAATACGCCCAATGCAACCGTGGCCACCACGATAGCTAACACAAGCTTTATCAGGAAATGGGTAAATTTGGCAAGGCGCGCCTCCAACGGGACCTCTTGTTTTTCCACCGTTTGAAGCATCTTGCTTATGCGGCCAAGCTCGGTATTAAGTCCTGTAGCGCATATCAGAGCTTTTCCGCTTCCACGCACTACCGCCGTTCCCGCATAGAGGCAATTCGTCCTGTCAGGCAGAAGGGTGTCTTTGGGCAATGTCTTTACAAATTTGTCCACCGGGACCGATTCCCCCGTTAATGGCGACTCATCCACTGCCATCAAATATGCTTCAAGGAGCCTGCCATCAGCCGGGACTACATCGCCCGCTTCAAGCAACACTATATCACCCGGCACTAGCTCCTCAGATGCCACCAAGCGGACTTCCCCATCCCTAAGCACCTTGACCTGCCGGACAACCATGGATTTAAGCGCCTGCAAAGCCTTTTCGGCGCGATACTCGGTGAAAAAGCCTATTGTCGCGTTGATCAGTATTACGATCAGTATAGCTCCGGCATCCAGCTTTTCGCCCATAACTAGGCTTATCAAGGCTGCAGCGGCCAAGACGTAGACCATTGGGCCTTTAAATTGTCTTATAAAAAACTTCCACCATGGGACTTTTTCTTCCTCTGCCAGCTCGTTTGGACCATAAATTTGCAGACGCCTTTGGGCTTCCTGTTGCGATAAACCATACTCGCCCGATGAATTAAGTTTCGATAAAAGCTCTTCCTCCGTCAGGTCGTGAAAGTCTTTCAACTGTACCAATTCTTCCAACAAAGGCCCCCCTTTAATAATTTAGTATTCTATGCCCTTTCTTGCCATGATATCCCTTTGATACGGATGCTTGACTTCTACCATCTCCGTCACCAGATCGGCTATCTCGATCAATTCCCTAGGAGCGTGCCGTCCCGTCAACACTAGTTCTATGGTCGGCAACTTTATGCCGATCAAGTTTAGCACATCCGATAGGGAGAGCAAACCGAAATCGACGGCAACGTTTATCTCATCCAATACGACCAGATCGTATTTTGGGTCTGTAACGCAATCTCTGGCGATTGCTAGGCCTCTTTGGGCTTCCTTTAAGTCAGCCTCTGTATGCTCGCCCTTTCTGAAGCATTTATCGCCCCCCGTCCTGAATAAATCCACACCAGGAAGATAGCTTAGCCCTTTTATCTCGCCGTAAAAGGGCCAGCCCTTCATAAATTGGACCATGGCAACCTTCCCTCCATGGCCTACGCACCTGACTATCAATCCCATAGCTGCGGTAGTTTTCCCCTTACCGTTACCAGTATATACATGAATTAAACCTCTTTCAAATAAAGACATGAAATTACGCCTCCCATTGAAACAAATTTCTCATGGGATTACAATGCCTGTTGCGAGGAGGTATGTCAATAGTGATTCGAAAAGTCTTACTCGTCAAAGGCATCGTTCAAGGTGTTGGCTTTAGGCCTTTTTGCGCCAAGCTTGCGAAGGAGTTAAAGCTTGGCGGAAGCGTACAGAACAACTCATCAGGAGTCTTGATCGAACTTTGCGGCAGCAATGAAAACATAGACGAGTTCTCAAAGAAGCTGCTTGATGAAGCTCCCCCCCTCGCGATGATCCAGACAATAGAGATCATTAGCGAGGAAAAACTGTTAGGGCCAATAGGGGAATTTACAATAAAGGCAAGCGAAAGGCAGGAAATGCAGCTGGTATTGATACCGCCGGATATCGCAACTTGCGATGATTGCCTGCAGGAGATGAGAGACCCCAATGACAAAAGGTATCGTTATCCCTTCATCAACTGCACAAATTGCGGTCCAAGGTACACAATTATCAAGGAGTTGCCCTATGACAGGACAAAGACCACCATGGCATGCTTTCCCATGTGCGATGATTGCAGTAGCGAATACAACGACGTGACCGACCGGCGCTATCACGCCCAACCGAACGCATGTCCAGAGTGTGGGCCCACATTATGGCTCTGCGATGCTCGCGGGAAGAAGCTGGCATCGAACGATGAAGCCATAGCGTTGGCCAAGGCGCATCTCAAGGCAGGTCGTATTCTAGCGGTAAAGGGAATCGGCGGATACCACTTAGCCTGCGATCCGAGAAACGATGAAGCCGTAAGGGCTCTTAGAGCTCGAAAAAAAAGACCGGACAAACCCTTTGCTCTAATGGCCAAAGATTTTAAGGCAGCCGAAAAGGTCGTGTTGCTCAACGGCATGGCAAGAAAGCTTTTAGCTTCGCCAAGAAGGCCAATCGTGGTTTGTCCCAAAGCAAAGGGATGCGGCCCTTTGCTATCGGCTTATGTAGCCCCAAATATAGATACTTACGGAGTCATGTTGCCCTATACGCCCATACAACATCTGCTGCTGGAAGACGAAGACCTGGATTTGCTAATCATGACGAGCGCCAATTTGTCCGATGAGCCATTGGTTGCCGGAAATAGGGAAGCCCTTCAAAAGCTTGCGTCTATAACTGATTATTATCTTATGCATGACCGCGATATCTACGTCAAGATAGACGACTCAGTCATAGCCATGGCCGGCAATACGCCCATCTTCACGAGAAGGGCAAGGGGGTATGTGCCCCAACCTTACATCTCAAAAGACGTGCTACCGCCTATTTTTGGTGCTGGCGGAGAGATGAAGTCGACCTTTTCCGTATCTCACGATCACTATATATTTACAAGCCAATACCTGGGCGATTTAAAGGAAGTGGCAAGCATTGCCTTGTATGAGCATGTCATGGATATGTTTTTGTCGCTTTATGAAATTTCTCCCCTGTTCTTAGTGCACGACAAGCACCCTATGTATCTGTCGACGAAGATAGCAAAAGATAAATTGCCTGAGGTAAAAGACAGCCTTGCAGTCCAACACCATCATGCCCACCTGGCTGCCTGCCTTTGGGATAACGATTTCCAAGGAGAGGCCATGGGCTTAATCTTAGACGGTACTGGCTTCGGCGACGACGGCAACATCTGGGGAGGAGAAATACTGGTAGGCAATGCCAAGAGCTTTATCAGATGGGGACACCTTTTGGAAGCGCCGCTTCCCGGAGGAGATAAGGCAGTCTTGGAACCTTGGCGTTTTGCACTTTCAATATTGCTTAAAACTTTTGGGCTTGATAAATCTATGGAACTGGCCGATAAATTTTGGCCTGACCGTAAAAGGACGTCAGAAGCCCTGATCAGAAATATGAATATTTACGTAAAAACCTCGTCTGCCGGAAGGCTCTTTGATGCCGCCGCTTCTTTGCTCGGACTACGGGATGCCGTAACCTACGATGCGCAGGCCGCCATAGAGCTGGAAGCCCTAGCAAAGGGAAGGGAATGTGCGCCTTTTCGGTTAGAACGCGAAAACGGCCATCTCATTCTGGATTGGCGTCCTGCCATAGAATGGCTGATTATGGGGCTAATGGGCGGCAAAAGGAAAGAGCGGCTGGCTGCCGGCTTTCATGACGGCTTCGCTGCAGCGCTAGCCCAAGCTTGCAAGGACATATCCCTTGAAACGAGAATCCGCCACGTGGCACTTTCCGGAGGAGTATGGCAAAACAAGAGGCTGCTAAACGTCACCTGTGCGCTTTTGCGAAGGGCCGGCTTAGAGCCTCTCGTGCACAAAAATACCTCACCAAACGACGAATGCATATCATTGGGTCAAATAGCAATCGGCATAGAGCGTTGGTCCAAATAAAAAATGGACAGGAGGAAAATTTCCTCCTGTCTTATTGTCAAACCCGTCTTATCGTCCCTTTTGAAATAACTTACATTAAACGCGCTTTACGTGAGCTGCCTGTGGCCCCTTCGCCCCTTCGACGACTTCAAATTCCACCTTGTCGCCTTCCTCAAGCGTCTTAAAGCCCTTCATATCAATAGCTGAATAATGCACAAAGACGTCTTTGCCATCTTCCGAAGTAATGAAACCATAGCCCTTCGTTGCATTAAACCACTTAACAGTACCTAACATATTTTTGCTCCTCCCAGATACAAAAGATCAATCGCACTCACCGATGCGATCGCGTTTTTAACTATAACAACATTTTATCATTCCGTCAATATAAAGTTGCCCAAATATTGAATAGCCATCATATGAGGCCTACTCCATCCAATAGTTAGGGGCTTCTTTGGTGACCACGACGTCATGAGGATGGCTTTCCTTTACGGAGGCCGCAGTTATCTTGACGAAACGGGCATTCTCCTGCAGGGCCTTTATATCCCTGGCTCCCACATAGCCCATTCCAGCCTTTAGTCCTCCCACCAATTGATATATCAGGGACGACAATGGGCCTTTATAGGGCACTAAGCCCTCTATGCCCTCTGGAACCAGCTTTTCCTCCGTAACTCCTTCCTGAAAATATCTATCCCTACTCTTGCCCTCCTTCATAGCCGCCAGCGATCCCATACCTCTGTAGCTTTTAAACGATCTGCCTCTATATATCACTTCTTCCCCTGGACTTTCCTCGGTACCGGCAAAGAGCGAACCTATCATCACGACATCTGCTCCTGCTGCTATTGCCTTGGTTATGTCTCCCGAGTACCTGATTCCGCCATCCGCTATGACCTTGACCCCCCTGGGTTTGGCGACCTTGGCTGCATTCATTATCGCAGCAATTTGAGGCACCCCAATGCCAGCTATAACTCGTGTCGTGCATATTGATCCGGGTCCTACTCCCACCTTCACGGCATCAGCGCCAGCATCTATTAGGGCTCGTGCCCCCTCTTCTGTCGCTATGTTGCCGCCAACTATCGGCAAATCGCCGTATTTCTCCTTAAGCTTGCGTATAGTATCCAAGACAAGCTTTGAATGGCCATGGGCGGTATCTACCACGATGGCGTCGACGCCTGCCGCAACCAGTTGATCGGCTCTCGATAAGGCATCTGCCCCAACGCCCATAGCAGCGGCAACGCGCAACCTTCCCCTTGGGTCCTTGGCGGCATTCGGAAACTCCTTGGCTTTTATGATGTCCTTAATTGTGATTAATCCCTTTAGGTGACCTTCGTTATCGACGATGGGCAGCTTTTCGACCTTGTGTTTCATCAATATGGCCTTCGCGTCCTCCAAGGTTGTGCCAACGGATGAAACTATGAGGTTTTCCTTTGTCATCACATCCCTTATGGGTTGGTCATAGTCGGTTATGAAGCGTAGATCTCTATTGGTTATTATCCCCACCAACTTCATATCGGCATCAACTATGGGCACCCCCGATATATGATAATGCTCCATCAAGGCAACGGCATCACGCAGGGTATCATCGGGATGCAAGTAAAAGGGGTCCACGATGACGCCAGATTCGCTGCGTTTGGCCTTGTCTACCTCCTCGGCCTGAGCCTCCGGTGTCATGTTTCTGTGGATAACGCCTATGCCCCCTTCCCTGGCAATTGCTATTGCCAAGCGTCCATCTGTTACCGTGTCCATAGCGGCACTGCATATGGGAATGTTTAGCTCTATTTGGTTGGTAAAGAAGCTCTTCACGCAGACCTGAGAAGGTATTACTTCGCTGTAACGTGGTTCCAGCAACACATCATCGAAGGTAAATCCTTCGTAAGAGACAAATCTGTCTGAGAATTCCATTGGTCGATCCTCCTTAATTAAAGTTCGTTATTTTAGTTTTCCTGCTTTAATCTGAACAAGACCTCCTCTTTTCCCAAGACCTCCATGACGAGTGGCAGAGGTGGGCCCCAATGGCTTCCGGTTATAGCCATACGAATAGGATGGAAGAACTCCTTTGCCTTAATGCCAAGTTTTCTTTGAAAGGCCTTTAAAACCCTTTCTATCTCCTCTTTATCCCATCTACCTACCCCGCTGAGCTCTTTGGCAAGCTCTTCCATCCACAAAGGCATCTCATCGGATTTCTGTGGCCTCATAAAAAGCCAGATCAGACTATCAAACACCTCAATAATTGTGGCTTGGTCGGATAAGGCCTCAGGCAATAATGAGGCTAAAGTTGTGCTCGAACACGAAGGCTTAAGGTCCCTTTCCCTTGCTATTGCCATTAGCCTTTCCGCGAGCCAAAGGGCATCTTTTTGTTTTAGGGCCTTATTGCCCCACCATCTCAGTCTATTTTCATCATGTATTGGAGAAGATCTCGATATGCTGCAAAGGTCGAATGCCTGTGCCATAGCATCAGGGTCAAACAAGAAGTCCTCTCCTTCGACGGCCCAACTCAACGTCGCCAGATAAGCCCTCACCGCTTCAGGCAAATAGCCCTTTTCCCTCAACTCGCTTATGCCCTCGGCTCCTTCTCTTTTGCTTAGCTTCCTGCCCTCCCTCGAAAGGATCATGGGTATATGGGCAAATGAAGGGGGATCCCACGAAAGAGCCTGATATAACAGGACTTGCCTGACCGTGTTCGGGAGATGTTCGTCGCCGCGGATCACGTGTGTAATTTGCATATAGTGATCATCTACCACCGCAGCAAAAATATAAGTGGGAATGCCATCGGAACGAACTAATATAAAGTCACCAACTTCTCTGTAGGAAAGCGCGTAGTGTTTATGTACCTCGTCGTAGAACTCCACTTTGCCAGGTTTTTGTGGGACCTTAAATCGCCAAGAAGGGAGCCTGCCAGCCTCTTCGAGTTTTTTTCGCTCTTCATCAGACAGGTTTCTGCACTTTCCTGAATATTTCGGCGGTAAACCTTTGGCCAACTGATTTTCCCTTTCGCTTTCCAGTTCTTCTACGGTACAATAACAAGGATAAACACAACCCAGATCTTTTAACTTCTCAAGGACATCATAATATATGCCAAATCTGTCACTTTGCCTATACGGACCATAAGGGCCTCCCACATCAGGGCCTTCGTCCCAATTAAGGCCCAGCCACAATAGGTCATTTTTTATCGATTCCTCGAACTGCATAGAGGACCTTTCTTTATCGGTGTCCTCTATGCGAAGCACAAAACTTCCCTTCCATTTTTTCGCCCATATCCAATTAAATAAAGCAGTTCTGGCACCGCCTATATGCAGATTGCCCGTGGGCGACGGAGCGAAACGAGTTCTAACGCGCATTTTGCAATGGCTCCTTTCCTAAGTCGATTAATGGCTTGGTGCGTACAATATTTCCATCTTGACCTTGGATATACCCCTGCGAGTGACGTCCAACAAGTCAGCGGCTAGCTTTGACATGTCAACCATGCCATCCTTCCCGCATCGATCTGTCACCTTGACGATAACGCTTTTTTTATTGCCTGGGTTTGATAGCCTCACCATTGAGTTCAGGGGAACGTCATTGCACGCTGCAGTTAGCTGCCAGTCGTAAAAAGTCTCCCCGTTGGCCATTCTGTTTCCGTTCCATCTTGGCCCTCCGTACCAAGTGGCAATTACGTCGTCGGGGGCACCTTCTTTGTCGACATCCCATGTTCCGTAGTGGGCTTCATAGATATTGGTAAGCCAAAGTCCTGCCAGTATCATGGGCGTGCTTTTGTGAAACTTGGCCAAATCGGGGGTTATCGTCAAGATGTCCTCTCGGTTTCTGTAGGATATTACAAAGGTTCCGTTATCGCATTTCTTGATATAGTAGTCGTAACTTTTTCGCTGTTGCCCAAAAATCTTTTCCAATTTATTTAGACATGATAACACGATGTCCACCTTTTCTTTGGGTACCGAAGCTATAACCCTTTCGCCGACATGTAGTTCAATTTTAGCTCCCGAGTCATGGATCCAAGGATAGGGTCGAGACGCATTGGCCTTTTTTGATAAGAGAAGGACTATGGCAATCATGACGGCGAACAAAATCGACCTTCCATTTGCCTTTCTCACAGAATATCCCCCCTCATCGTCGCTATGCAATGACACCTCATGCAACGAGCTCTTCCAACTGCACCAACGCCTTCTCCTGATTTTACCTTTATATTCACAACTTTTCCTTTATTCCAAATTAGGTTAGACAATGCGTCCTCCAAATTCTCCTTAAATCGTTCGATGTATCCCGAAAGCCTTGGTAGCTGCGCTTCCAATGTTACATCAAGCCATATCAGGCTCCAATTTTTCTGAGATAAAAGGCGAGATATTTCCTGCAAGAAGATGAGGCTCGATGCATCCTTGTACCGTTCGTCGGAGGCTGGATAAAGGGTACCCAGATCTGGCTCTCCGGCAGCTCCCAACAAGGCGTCCGCCACCGCGTGGGATATCACATCGCCATCGGAATGACCGTCAAGCCCCAAGGGTGCATCGGGGATATCGCATCCTGCCAAGATCAGCTTTCGCCACGGACGTAAGGGGTGTACGTCAAAGCCATGCCCCACCCTGAATTGGCCCATCCCCTGTGCTATAGTCTCACAAAACTTCAAGTCGCTTTCATAGGTGACCTTAATATTATTTGGTTCTCCTT is a window from the Acetomicrobium flavidum genome containing:
- a CDS encoding septal ring lytic transglycosylase RlpA family protein, coding for MRKANGRSILFAVMIAIVLLLSKKANASRPYPWIHDSGAKIELHVGERVIASVPKEKVDIVLSCLNKLEKIFGQQRKSYDYYIKKCDNGTFVISYRNREDILTITPDLAKFHKSTPMILAGLWLTNIYEAHYGTWDVDKEGAPDDVIATWYGGPRWNGNRMANGETFYDWQLTAACNDVPLNSMVRLSNPGNKKSVIVKVTDRCGKDGMVDMSKLAADLLDVTRRGISKVKMEILYAPSH
- the hypF gene encoding carbamoyltransferase HypF, whose translation is MSIVIRKVLLVKGIVQGVGFRPFCAKLAKELKLGGSVQNNSSGVLIELCGSNENIDEFSKKLLDEAPPLAMIQTIEIISEEKLLGPIGEFTIKASERQEMQLVLIPPDIATCDDCLQEMRDPNDKRYRYPFINCTNCGPRYTIIKELPYDRTKTTMACFPMCDDCSSEYNDVTDRRYHAQPNACPECGPTLWLCDARGKKLASNDEAIALAKAHLKAGRILAVKGIGGYHLACDPRNDEAVRALRARKKRPDKPFALMAKDFKAAEKVVLLNGMARKLLASPRRPIVVCPKAKGCGPLLSAYVAPNIDTYGVMLPYTPIQHLLLEDEDLDLLIMTSANLSDEPLVAGNREALQKLASITDYYLMHDRDIYVKIDDSVIAMAGNTPIFTRRARGYVPQPYISKDVLPPIFGAGGEMKSTFSVSHDHYIFTSQYLGDLKEVASIALYEHVMDMFLSLYEISPLFLVHDKHPMYLSTKIAKDKLPEVKDSLAVQHHHAHLAACLWDNDFQGEAMGLILDGTGFGDDGNIWGGEILVGNAKSFIRWGHLLEAPLPGGDKAVLEPWRFALSILLKTFGLDKSMELADKFWPDRKRTSEALIRNMNIYVKTSSAGRLFDAAASLLGLRDAVTYDAQAAIELEALAKGRECAPFRLERENGHLILDWRPAIEWLIMGLMGGKRKERLAAGFHDGFAAALAQACKDISLETRIRHVALSGGVWQNKRLLNVTCALLRRAGLEPLVHKNTSPNDECISLGQIAIGIERWSK
- the cobO gene encoding cob(I)yrinic acid a,c-diamide adenosyltransferase, with the translated sequence MSLFERGLIHVYTGNGKGKTTAAMGLIVRCVGHGGKVAMVQFMKGWPFYGEIKGLSYLPGVDLFRTGGDKCFRKGEHTEADLKEAQRGLAIARDCVTDPKYDLVVLDEINVAVDFGLLSLSDVLNLIGIKLPTIELVLTGRHAPRELIEIADLVTEMVEVKHPYQRDIMARKGIEY
- the guaB gene encoding IMP dehydrogenase, with the translated sequence MEFSDRFVSYEGFTFDDVLLEPRYSEVIPSQVCVKSFFTNQIELNIPICSAAMDTVTDGRLAIAIAREGGIGVIHRNMTPEAQAEEVDKAKRSESGVIVDPFYLHPDDTLRDAVALMEHYHISGVPIVDADMKLVGIITNRDLRFITDYDQPIRDVMTKENLIVSSVGTTLEDAKAILMKHKVEKLPIVDNEGHLKGLITIKDIIKAKEFPNAAKDPRGRLRVAAAMGVGADALSRADQLVAAGVDAIVVDTAHGHSKLVLDTIRKLKEKYGDLPIVGGNIATEEGARALIDAGADAVKVGVGPGSICTTRVIAGIGVPQIAAIMNAAKVAKPRGVKVIADGGIRYSGDITKAIAAGADVVMIGSLFAGTEESPGEEVIYRGRSFKSYRGMGSLAAMKEGKSRDRYFQEGVTEEKLVPEGIEGLVPYKGPLSSLIYQLVGGLKAGMGYVGARDIKALQENARFVKITAASVKESHPHDVVVTKEAPNYWME
- a CDS encoding cold-shock protein — translated: MLGTVKWFNATKGYGFITSEDGKDVFVHYSAIDMKGFKTLEEGDKVEFEVVEGAKGPQAAHVKRV
- a CDS encoding calcium-translocating P-type ATPase, PMCA-type, with product MEELVQLKDFHDLTEEELLSKLNSSGEYGLSQQEAQRRLQIYGPNELAEEEKVPWWKFFIRQFKGPMVYVLAAAALISLVMGEKLDAGAILIVILINATIGFFTEYRAEKALQALKSMVVRQVKVLRDGEVRLVASEELVPGDIVLLEAGDVVPADGRLLEAYLMAVDESPLTGESVPVDKFVKTLPKDTLLPDRTNCLYAGTAVVRGSGKALICATGLNTELGRISKMLQTVEKQEVPLEARLAKFTHFLIKLVLAIVVATVALGVLEGNKLLPMLQTGIALAVAAIPEGLPFVATMTLALGVHRMAKLNALVRNLASVETLGSTSVICTDKTGTITVNKMTVREHVPASDEARELMFKVAVLCNNATINGENSIGDPMEIALLKWASDNGYNPTQIREQYHRLKEDPFDSTTMRMATYHEEWVAVKGAPERLLDDCKFIYDEGGLRPLSLDIRNRWQENVERLASMGMRTLAFAFGKSLDELAFLGVVGIMDPPREEVREAVASCREAGIHVIMITGDHVTTAVAIAKEVGIINQDKFEALEGRQIAEMSEEEIAKRAREVAVVARVFPEHKFKIVKGLQKAGEVVAMTGDGVNDAVALKQADVGIAMGIQGTEVSKEAADIILEDDRFATIVNAIAEGRRIFDNIRKAVMYLLCCNLSEVLIVFGGILLRLPAILLPLQILWINLVTDVIPALALSLDPAEADTMKRPPKRKDEDILTKAYQVKVGIFGTVMFLGVLGITVYVLKCLGFSPLKATEISFHSLVLAQLFFVFNVREASFLRRPSDLLNNPFLFFGVLASILLQVSITYIPIFQKVLRIVPLSLNEWGIVLIGALIPTTILQLYKLIRGE
- the gltX gene encoding glutamate--tRNA ligase gives rise to the protein MRVRTRFAPSPTGNLHIGGARTALFNWIWAKKWKGSFVLRIEDTDKERSSMQFEESIKNDLLWLGLNWDEGPDVGGPYGPYRQSDRFGIYYDVLEKLKDLGCVYPCYCTVEELESERENQLAKGLPPKYSGKCRNLSDEERKKLEEAGRLPSWRFKVPQKPGKVEFYDEVHKHYALSYREVGDFILVRSDGIPTYIFAAVVDDHYMQITHVIRGDEHLPNTVRQVLLYQALSWDPPSFAHIPMILSREGRKLSKREGAEGISELREKGYLPEAVRAYLATLSWAVEGEDFLFDPDAMAQAFDLCSISRSSPIHDENRLRWWGNKALKQKDALWLAERLMAIARERDLKPSCSSTTLASLLPEALSDQATIIEVFDSLIWLFMRPQKSDEMPLWMEELAKELSGVGRWDKEEIERVLKAFQRKLGIKAKEFFHPIRMAITGSHWGPPLPLVMEVLGKEEVLFRLKQEN